In Bacillus sp. DX3.1, the following proteins share a genomic window:
- a CDS encoding VOC family protein — MKQQATPYLTFNGNAKEALEYYKEVFEGEIEGIQTFGEADYPTPPEIDDRIMHARFKKDGLFFMVSDAFLGQSIEVGNHISLALELDSEEEIQKIYDVLSEKGTVFMELQDTFWGAKFAKVQDSFGVIWDLNYTKA; from the coding sequence ATGAAACAACAAGCAACTCCATACCTTACATTCAACGGCAATGCTAAAGAAGCATTGGAATACTATAAAGAAGTTTTTGAAGGCGAAATTGAAGGGATCCAAACTTTTGGTGAGGCTGATTATCCGACACCACCAGAAATTGACGATAGAATCATGCACGCACGTTTCAAAAAAGATGGTTTATTCTTTATGGTATCAGATGCATTTTTAGGTCAATCTATTGAAGTTGGAAATCATATTTCGCTTGCTCTTGAATTGGACAGCGAAGAGGAAATTCAAAAAATTTATGATGTACTAAGCGAAAAAGGAACTGTATTTATGGAATTACAAGATACGTTCTGGGGAGCAAAATTCGCGAAAGTGCAAGATAGCTTCGGAGTAATTTGGGATCTAAACTATACAAAAGCTTAA
- a CDS encoding GNAT family N-acetyltransferase encodes MTVCLAKPTIDLKDEYLEFYQEWKESGETMIPWVIEKDPSNFHTMVQELLDAEQGKNLPEGWVPDSTYWLVTNDKKIVGAVNIRHSLTEHLFNAGGHIGYGIRPSARRKGYATKLLALSLKKTKELGVTKALIVCDESNIGSEKTILHNGGLRDNDFIEEDGNIVRRYWINL; translated from the coding sequence ATGACTGTCTGTTTAGCAAAGCCTACAATTGACTTAAAAGATGAATACTTAGAATTCTATCAAGAATGGAAAGAGAGTGGTGAAACGATGATCCCTTGGGTAATCGAAAAAGATCCTTCTAATTTCCATACAATGGTTCAAGAACTACTTGATGCAGAGCAAGGTAAAAACCTTCCTGAAGGCTGGGTTCCGGATTCTACCTACTGGCTTGTGACAAATGATAAGAAAATCGTTGGTGCTGTAAATATTCGCCATAGTTTAACAGAGCACTTATTCAACGCTGGTGGCCATATCGGTTATGGTATTCGCCCCTCTGCAAGACGAAAAGGATATGCTACAAAACTATTAGCTTTATCATTGAAAAAAACGAAAGAACTGGGCGTAACAAAAGCGCTTATTGTTTGTGATGAAAGTAATATCGGTTCTGAGAAAACAATTTTACATAATGGAGGTCTTCGTGATAATGATTTTATTGAAGAAGATGGGAATATTGTGAGAAGGTATTGGATTAACCTATAG
- a CDS encoding helix-turn-helix domain-containing protein: MIDLLKKIGLSDLEARCYITLHEESDLSGYEVAKRVSVSRTNVYSALRSLTEKGACRSIEGETVLYNAVPIEQLIRLFQTEFEQTSKALINQLKSPPKPAPAFYNWQGSNTLDIAVRRVIANAETSIIVDIWSEDLHYVEEALLVAECKGISVILITIGTCKTPLKHVFQHYRDEDWPTDERKFSILCDSSSALIGSFGGEIKPSALETDHPAVIEVIKNAFYHDMMMQHIEEDFGKEFQEKYGENYRKMLSYFKEKGWHI, translated from the coding sequence ATGATTGATTTACTTAAAAAGATAGGATTGTCTGATCTTGAGGCGCGGTGCTACATTACGCTACATGAAGAGTCTGATTTATCGGGTTATGAGGTTGCAAAACGAGTATCTGTCTCTCGAACGAATGTTTACTCTGCTCTGCGATCACTCACAGAAAAAGGAGCTTGTCGTAGTATTGAAGGAGAAACAGTTCTCTATAATGCTGTTCCAATTGAACAATTAATACGTCTGTTTCAAACTGAATTTGAACAAACTTCAAAAGCTCTTATCAATCAATTAAAGTCACCACCTAAACCTGCACCGGCCTTTTACAACTGGCAAGGGAGTAATACGTTAGATATAGCTGTACGCCGGGTCATTGCAAATGCTGAAACATCGATTATTGTTGATATATGGTCAGAAGACTTGCATTATGTGGAGGAAGCGCTACTTGTAGCGGAATGCAAGGGGATTAGTGTCATCCTAATTACAATTGGAACATGTAAAACGCCTCTTAAACATGTATTTCAACATTATAGAGATGAAGATTGGCCTACTGATGAAAGGAAATTTTCGATTCTCTGTGATTCTAGTTCAGCCTTAATTGGTAGTTTCGGAGGCGAGATTAAGCCATCTGCATTAGAGACAGATCATCCAGCAGTAATTGAAGTAATTAAAAATGCTTTTTACCATGATATGATGATGCAACATATCGAAGAGGATTTTGGAAAAGAATTTCAAGAAAAGTACGGAGAAAATTATCGTAAAATGTTAAGCTATTTCAAAGAGAAAGGTTGGCATATATAA
- the pepF gene encoding oligoendopeptidase F: protein MTTYKSRLDVQEEEKWDLTDIYETIEHWEQDYQKIESLTNDLVTYDGNITDGTSLLAYLTVSEEISSLFNLVYAYARLQLDLDTRETEAQSLVDRASQLHVKINAARSFFSPFLLSIKEEVLRSYIEKNEGLKYFEKDLFEFYRFKKHVLNKDKEEILSQMGEALSAPQNTYGMLNNADIKFGEVTADNGEKVELTRGMFSKLIKHENREKRKEAYKAYYQPYLQLKNSIASTLSAAIKNNITVSKLRNYPSALEKSLFGDMVPKEVYENLIDTTKKNIHTLHTYNDIRKEKLNLDELRQYDLNVDLVKGVKQDISYDQAFDMMLQALSPLGEDYIQTLQSFKGKRYIDVREVPGKRSGAYNFGVYGIHPFILLNHNDDLSSLFTLTHECGHGMHTYYSHKYQPRISAHYSIFVAEVASTVNEVLLIHHLLKEAKDKEVRNHLINYFIENFKGTFFTQVMFAEFEKITHEMAEQGIPLTVQAFNDVYEKLFREYNGDTLLFDEEVKYGWSRIPHFYRPFYVYKYATGFASAIQIADKLLSGDRICQKNYIEFLKGGSSDYPLNLLQKAGVDLTTPEPIENAIASFRKLVDEFTSFE, encoded by the coding sequence ATGACAACTTATAAAAGTAGATTAGATGTTCAAGAAGAAGAAAAATGGGATTTAACAGATATTTATGAGACGATTGAACACTGGGAACAAGACTATCAAAAGATCGAATCCTTAACGAATGATTTAGTAACATACGATGGTAATATTACTGACGGTACTAGCCTACTTGCATATCTTACTGTCAGTGAAGAGATATCTAGTTTGTTCAATCTGGTATATGCGTATGCTAGGCTTCAATTAGATCTAGATACACGTGAAACTGAAGCACAATCTCTTGTGGACAGAGCATCGCAACTACACGTTAAAATAAATGCTGCACGTTCTTTCTTCTCACCATTTTTACTAAGTATAAAAGAAGAAGTACTACGTTCCTATATTGAAAAAAACGAAGGATTAAAATACTTTGAAAAAGATTTATTTGAATTCTATCGATTTAAGAAACATGTTCTAAATAAGGATAAAGAAGAAATCCTATCGCAAATGGGGGAAGCTTTGTCCGCTCCTCAAAATACTTACGGAATGCTAAATAACGCAGATATTAAATTCGGAGAAGTCACAGCAGATAATGGAGAGAAAGTGGAACTAACTCGAGGTATGTTCTCGAAATTAATAAAACATGAGAATAGAGAAAAGAGAAAAGAAGCATATAAAGCCTACTATCAGCCCTATCTTCAATTGAAAAATTCTATTGCTTCTACTTTATCAGCAGCTATAAAAAACAATATAACAGTTTCAAAATTAAGAAATTACCCATCTGCTTTAGAGAAATCTCTATTTGGAGATATGGTACCTAAAGAAGTGTACGAAAATCTTATTGATACAACTAAGAAAAATATTCATACACTACATACATATAATGATATTCGAAAAGAAAAACTGAATTTAGACGAATTAAGACAGTATGACTTGAATGTTGATTTAGTAAAGGGTGTAAAACAGGATATTTCGTATGATCAAGCATTTGACATGATGTTACAGGCTTTATCTCCATTGGGAGAAGATTACATTCAGACGCTTCAATCGTTCAAAGGGAAACGATATATAGATGTGCGAGAAGTACCGGGTAAACGCTCAGGTGCCTATAATTTTGGTGTATATGGAATTCATCCCTTCATCCTTCTAAATCATAATGATGATTTGAGTAGCCTGTTTACACTTACACACGAATGTGGGCATGGTATGCACACGTACTATTCACATAAATACCAACCTAGAATTTCTGCTCATTATTCCATTTTTGTAGCTGAAGTAGCTTCAACGGTTAATGAAGTACTATTAATTCATCACTTATTAAAAGAAGCAAAAGACAAGGAAGTTCGTAACCATTTAATCAATTACTTTATTGAGAATTTCAAAGGTACCTTTTTTACGCAAGTCATGTTTGCAGAGTTTGAAAAGATTACACATGAAATGGCAGAACAAGGTATTCCATTAACTGTTCAAGCATTCAATGATGTCTACGAAAAGCTGTTTAGAGAATACAATGGGGATACATTATTATTTGATGAAGAAGTGAAATATGGATGGTCGAGAATCCCTCACTTTTATCGACCATTTTATGTCTATAAATACGCTACTGGTTTTGCTTCTGCAATTCAAATTGCAGATAAGCTTTTGAGCGGAGATCGTATCTGTCAAAAAAATTATATAGAATTCTTGAAGGGTGGAAGTTCTGATTATCCACTAAATCTTTTACAAAAAGCAGGTGTAGATTTAACTACCCCTGAACCGATTGAAAACGCAATAGCCAGTTTCAGAAAACTAGTCGACGAATTCACTTCTTTTGAATAA
- a CDS encoding DinB family protein produces MSTLVLQLESTIDTASKRIKLLSDIDTRPQPSKWSKKEILGHLCDSGTVNHKRFVNILTSKESITITGYNQELWVQAHNYQRSFSSDEILQLWQSINKQIIKLLTNVKDAQWQLPCKTEEQNIVTFEWLVTDYIDHMDHHLKQIFADY; encoded by the coding sequence TTGTCTACATTAGTACTCCAATTGGAAAGCACGATTGATACTGCCTCTAAAAGGATTAAACTTCTTTCAGACATAGATACAAGACCGCAGCCATCTAAGTGGTCTAAAAAAGAGATATTGGGCCATCTTTGTGACTCTGGAACAGTAAATCATAAACGCTTTGTTAATATTCTTACGTCAAAAGAATCAATAACAATAACTGGTTATAATCAAGAGTTATGGGTGCAGGCACATAATTATCAGCGTTCTTTTTCATCCGATGAAATACTACAGTTATGGCAATCTATAAACAAGCAAATTATAAAACTCCTAACTAATGTAAAAGACGCACAATGGCAGCTTCCATGTAAAACAGAAGAGCAAAACATAGTAACATTCGAATGGCTCGTTACCGATTATATTGACCATATGGACCATCATCTGAAACAAATATTTGCAGATTATTAA
- a CDS encoding YrhA family protein yields the protein MWRDMLLKIEKIEKKYNSKLNTPATNAEVQKLRERVKESFNVDLLSEYEEFLKTVNGLEFNGLVIYGVDSSLLDAERNETVYGFLETNEIWYENGFQKVYLFLGDSDVAWYCKKLSDGTYLELDKPSGTLMETYSDFNTMLEEALKTSLS from the coding sequence ATGTGGAGAGATATGCTTTTAAAAATTGAAAAAATAGAGAAAAAGTATAACAGTAAACTCAATACACCAGCAACGAATGCCGAAGTTCAGAAATTAAGAGAACGTGTTAAAGAAAGTTTTAATGTTGACTTACTGAGTGAATATGAAGAGTTTCTTAAAACTGTAAATGGCTTAGAATTTAACGGTCTGGTGATTTATGGAGTTGATTCTTCTTTACTAGATGCAGAAAGGAACGAAACCGTTTATGGATTTTTAGAAACGAATGAGATTTGGTATGAGAATGGGTTTCAAAAAGTATACCTTTTCCTAGGAGATTCAGATGTTGCGTGGTATTGTAAGAAATTATCTGATGGAACTTACTTAGAACTAGATAAACCATCTGGTACATTGATGGAAACATATAGTGATTTTAATACGATGCTTGAGGAAGCATTAAAAACAAGTCTTAGTTGA
- a CDS encoding Cof-type HAD-IIB family hydrolase yields the protein MEKSIIFFDIDGTLLDHDKKIPTSTKEAIRLLKQDGHKVAIATGRAPFAFKEICEELDINSYISLNGQYVVLDGEVIYKNPLSIEELQTLTDFSASNHHPIVYMGHKDIKSSVAYHAHIEQSIAPLKLGFSHPSYDPEYFKNSEIYQSLLFCRSEEESTYINQFQNLNFVRWHEFSMDVMPKGGSKAIGIEKVIEKLGLTKENVYAFGDGLNDLEMLQYVGYGVAMGNAHDEVKKIAKHVTKDVGENGIAYGLELVGLLK from the coding sequence ATGGAGAAAAGTATTATATTTTTTGACATTGATGGAACATTGTTAGATCACGATAAAAAGATTCCTACTTCTACTAAAGAAGCGATTCGCTTATTAAAGCAAGACGGGCATAAGGTTGCGATTGCCACTGGACGGGCTCCTTTTGCATTCAAAGAGATATGTGAGGAATTAGATATTAACTCCTATATAAGTTTAAATGGGCAATATGTTGTGTTAGACGGTGAAGTCATTTATAAGAATCCTCTTTCTATCGAGGAACTTCAGACACTGACAGATTTTTCAGCTTCCAATCATCATCCAATTGTATATATGGGTCATAAAGATATAAAATCCAGTGTTGCGTATCACGCTCATATTGAGCAGAGCATCGCTCCACTGAAGTTAGGGTTCTCGCATCCTAGCTATGATCCAGAGTACTTTAAGAACAGTGAGATTTATCAGTCATTGTTATTCTGCAGGAGTGAAGAAGAGTCCACTTATATAAATCAGTTTCAGAATCTTAACTTTGTTCGCTGGCATGAATTTTCAATGGATGTCATGCCAAAAGGTGGTTCAAAAGCTATCGGTATTGAAAAAGTAATTGAAAAGCTTGGTTTGACGAAAGAGAACGTGTACGCGTTTGGTGACGGGCTAAATGACCTAGAAATGCTTCAATACGTAGGATATGGGGTAGCGATGGGAAATGCGCACGATGAAGTAAAGAAAATTGCAAAGCATGTAACAAAAGATGTAGGTGAAAATGGGATTGCATACGGCTTAGAACTTGTGGGCTTGTTAAAATAA
- a CDS encoding helix-turn-helix transcriptional regulator, with amino-acid sequence MYQLYKNTQLVLHCKLKEIMKAQKISANQLAITIEERRPTINNLINNKEMDKRQIPARLIAKLCIHLNVTPNDLFEVEMNIKGIN; translated from the coding sequence ATATATCAGCTATATAAAAACACACAACTAGTTTTACATTGTAAATTAAAAGAAATAATGAAAGCACAAAAGATCTCTGCAAATCAATTGGCAATTACAATAGAGGAAAGACGACCAACCATAAATAATTTAATTAATAATAAAGAAATGGATAAACGTCAAATTCCAGCACGATTAATTGCAAAGCTATGTATACACTTGAATGTAACTCCAAATGATCTTTTTGAGGTGGAAATGAATATCAAAGGAATTAATTAA
- a CDS encoding recombinase family protein: protein MEIYSKIRKVAIYSRKSRNDTGTEFDVLEKHRAILIDFVMKYGWEYCLFEEIGTSYTVEFRPEFKRMLTDISLGIFDAVVVLHYDRISRGSTNEYEFIKSIFKQSNILFLTPYGEIINFHENSINTDSQAVFSHYELQRTRERLLTGKIQGAKQGHLVMNTILSLRNYNHPLKNLKYISASFMNI, encoded by the coding sequence TTGGAGATATATTCTAAAATACGAAAAGTTGCCATTTATTCTCGTAAATCTCGAAATGACACGGGAACAGAATTCGATGTTTTAGAAAAACATCGTGCAATCTTAATTGATTTTGTTATGAAGTATGGTTGGGAATATTGTTTATTTGAAGAAATAGGTACTTCTTACACTGTTGAGTTTCGTCCTGAATTTAAACGAATGCTTACAGATATTTCACTCGGTATCTTTGATGCAGTGGTTGTACTTCATTATGATCGAATTTCACGTGGTAGTACCAACGAATACGAATTTATAAAAAGCATATTCAAACAATCTAACATATTATTTTTAACTCCATATGGTGAAATAATTAACTTTCATGAAAATAGTATTAATACCGATAGTCAAGCAGTATTTTCTCATTACGAATTGCAACGAACCCGAGAACGTCTTCTTACAGGAAAAATACAAGGGGCGAAACAGGGACATTTGGTTATGAATACCATCCTATCTCTAAGAAACTACAACCACCCCCTCAAAAATCTCAAATATATCAGCGCATCGTTCATGAATATCTGA
- a CDS encoding thioredoxin domain-containing protein, producing the protein MEGESFEDEEVASLLNLYFIPIKVDREERPDIDSIYMSVCQMMTGQGGWPLNMFLTPDQKPFYAGTYFPKHSHYNRPGMMDILPQLAHIYESDQERITTVTEQLMGGLQNKVKASKETVLHNEIIHSTFQQLASNFDTIYGGFGGAPKFPSPHMLMYLLRYHLLTGNEQALYFVKRTLDGMVNGGIYDHVGFGFARYATDETWLVPHFEKMLYDNALLLHAYTEGYQVFHDDRYKQVAAEIVTFIKREMIDKNGSFYSALDADSEGVEGKYYVWSKDEIIEALGDELGALYCKVYDVTEEGNFESANIPNLIHTDWQKIAEQFELSIAEIKEKLEIAREVLLAKRSLRIYPHLDDKVLTSWNALMISALAKASRVFGNEEYVQLAKCALAFIEEQLIVEERVMARYRDGEVKYKGYIDDYAYLLWAYMEMYETTFDLEYVKKAQEIVSQMNTLFWDQENGGFFFTGNDAEELLIRDKEVYDGAMPSGNSVAAVELLRLASLVGDEALRQQVEEMFTTFSKALSSYGSGHAQFLQSLLLMESPKKEIVIVGEDSDERRMIVKKLQGEFAPNYSVLVAASPDEFAGIADFAVNHKKIGNELTVYICQNYACERPLTDIADILKKI; encoded by the coding sequence ATGGAAGGGGAATCCTTCGAAGACGAAGAAGTTGCATCACTCTTAAACCTATATTTTATCCCAATTAAAGTAGATCGCGAAGAACGTCCAGACATCGACTCCATTTATATGAGTGTGTGTCAAATGATGACAGGGCAGGGTGGTTGGCCACTAAATATGTTTTTAACACCGGATCAAAAGCCGTTTTATGCGGGGACTTATTTTCCGAAACATAGCCATTATAACCGTCCTGGTATGATGGACATCTTGCCGCAGCTTGCTCATATTTATGAAAGTGATCAAGAACGTATCACTACTGTAACGGAGCAGCTTATGGGAGGGCTACAGAATAAAGTAAAAGCAAGTAAGGAAACAGTATTACATAATGAAATAATACATAGCACGTTCCAGCAACTCGCAAGTAATTTTGATACGATTTACGGTGGGTTTGGCGGGGCACCTAAGTTTCCATCGCCCCATATGTTGATGTATTTGCTTCGTTATCATTTGTTAACGGGAAATGAACAGGCGCTATATTTTGTGAAGAGAACGCTCGATGGCATGGTAAACGGCGGGATTTATGATCATGTTGGGTTCGGGTTTGCACGTTATGCCACAGATGAAACATGGCTTGTACCGCATTTTGAAAAGATGCTTTATGATAACGCATTGCTTCTTCATGCTTATACAGAAGGGTATCAAGTTTTTCATGATGATCGGTATAAACAGGTTGCAGCGGAAATCGTAACGTTTATTAAACGTGAAATGATCGATAAAAATGGTAGTTTTTATTCTGCACTTGATGCAGATAGTGAAGGGGTAGAAGGAAAGTACTACGTCTGGTCAAAAGATGAAATAATAGAGGCACTTGGCGATGAGTTAGGAGCATTATATTGTAAAGTGTATGATGTAACAGAAGAAGGCAATTTTGAAAGTGCCAATATTCCAAACTTAATTCATACAGATTGGCAGAAAATTGCCGAGCAGTTCGAGCTGTCTATTGCGGAGATCAAAGAAAAGCTTGAGATAGCTCGTGAGGTATTGTTAGCTAAGCGTTCGCTTCGTATTTATCCGCATTTAGATGATAAAGTGTTAACTTCATGGAATGCATTGATGATTAGTGCGTTAGCGAAAGCAAGTCGTGTGTTTGGGAACGAAGAATACGTACAACTTGCGAAATGTGCTCTTGCATTTATTGAAGAACAGTTAATAGTAGAAGAGCGTGTCATGGCTCGCTATCGTGACGGAGAAGTGAAATATAAAGGCTACATTGATGATTATGCGTATTTACTCTGGGCATATATGGAGATGTATGAAACAACATTTGATCTAGAATATGTGAAGAAGGCACAAGAGATTGTTTCACAAATGAATACATTATTTTGGGACCAAGAAAACGGTGGCTTTTTCTTTACAGGAAACGATGCGGAAGAACTGCTTATTCGTGATAAAGAAGTGTATGATGGGGCAATGCCATCTGGAAATAGCGTGGCGGCGGTCGAACTTCTTCGTTTAGCTTCATTAGTAGGGGATGAAGCCCTTCGTCAGCAAGTAGAAGAAATGTTTACAACGTTCTCAAAAGCATTATCTTCCTATGGCAGTGGACATGCGCAATTTTTACAAAGCTTGTTGTTAATGGAATCTCCTAAAAAAGAAATCGTAATTGTTGGAGAAGACAGTGATGAAAGACGAATGATTGTGAAAAAACTGCAGGGGGAATTTGCACCGAATTATTCAGTGTTAGTCGCTGCATCACCAGATGAATTTGCAGGAATCGCAGATTTTGCAGTAAATCATAAGAAGATTGGAAACGAACTAACCGTTTATATTTGTCAAAACTATGCATGTGAGCGGCCGCTGACAGACATAGCTGACATATTAAAGAAAATATGA
- a CDS encoding SRPBCC family protein yields the protein MKIWTEEIQIDTPIEHLFSFLDGSLEQMQKLMPHVIENTPIKETEAVVGNVYRQKYKEGEEIQEYDVETLEYVNTPTHKTLKIGFVLANMFDVTATYELKQTNENQTLFKYTATNKALTEQAEFFMKSATNQIAVDFVNRFKKIAESEYNK from the coding sequence ATGAAAATTTGGACTGAAGAAATTCAAATTGACACGCCTATCGAACATTTATTTTCGTTTTTAGATGGTTCATTAGAACAAATGCAAAAGCTGATGCCTCATGTGATAGAGAATACACCGATTAAAGAAACTGAGGCTGTTGTTGGAAATGTGTATCGCCAGAAATACAAAGAAGGTGAAGAAATTCAAGAATATGATGTAGAGACACTTGAATACGTGAATACACCTACACATAAAACATTAAAAATTGGTTTTGTTCTTGCTAATATGTTTGATGTCACTGCTACATACGAATTAAAACAAACAAATGAAAATCAAACGTTATTTAAATATACAGCTACAAATAAAGCGTTAACTGAGCAAGCTGAGTTCTTTATGAAATCAGCAACAAATCAAATTGCTGTAGACTTTGTTAATCGTTTTAAAAAAATTGCTGAGTCTGAATACAACAAGTAA
- a CDS encoding recombinase family protein, producing MMEIAFSLNREKILTNKNAFWSEISIQRLLTNETYLGKIIYGKTKGSGHKNKNTSPLFHKEKNNWIIVENAHIPLISQENYTMWNYFTVPII from the coding sequence ATGATGGAAATAGCTTTTTCTTTAAATCGCGAAAAAATCCTCACGAATAAAAACGCATTTTGGTCTGAAATTTCTATTCAACGTTTGCTCACAAACGAAACTTATTTGGGTAAAATAATTTATGGTAAAACAAAAGGTTCAGGTCATAAAAACAAAAACACCTCTCCCTTATTCCATAAAGAAAAAAATAACTGGATTATTGTTGAAAACGCACATATACCCTTGATTTCACAAGAAAATTACACCATGTGGAATTATTTCACTGTACCAATTATTTGA
- a CDS encoding aspartate phosphatase → MNVQIKGNEQISKLLNDWYQVMIHKQVLKATNLKQEIDEHISILKAAENTELQDQNLLLYYSLLDFRYKMLTNSTCISLDELEVIEKLNKKSVDNYLSYYYHFYKAIHNTMLANYMEASEHFEKAEKLLMYVPDEIEKAEFNYKLGVLYYHIHQPLLTIKHVLKAKELYEKPSSYKLNQLECDVTLGLASITLNQFEQAEEYFVKSLESAKKQNHENLIMLIRYNLGFLYAKQNLSEIAIRYLTDVYNNEKPYHKTLFLLAQEHYKINQIEKAKAFLEEGIKIADTEYTHHFRIIQALYDVEYKQNLEAVISAGINYFETQQLYGFIEEYAGYLAKHFYDEGNSEKASKYFNIAYEAKQTLIKRSALK, encoded by the coding sequence ATGAACGTTCAAATAAAAGGGAATGAACAAATTTCAAAATTACTAAATGACTGGTATCAAGTAATGATACACAAACAAGTGTTAAAAGCAACAAATTTAAAACAGGAAATTGACGAACATATCAGCATTTTAAAAGCTGCAGAAAACACAGAACTACAAGACCAAAATTTACTATTGTATTACTCTTTACTAGATTTCCGTTATAAGATGCTAACAAATAGTACATGTATTTCTCTTGACGAACTTGAAGTAATTGAAAAACTCAATAAAAAATCAGTTGATAACTACTTATCGTATTACTACCATTTTTACAAAGCAATCCATAATACTATGTTAGCTAACTATATGGAAGCTAGCGAACATTTTGAAAAAGCAGAAAAACTTTTAATGTACGTTCCTGATGAGATTGAAAAAGCAGAATTTAATTACAAACTAGGGGTACTATACTACCACATTCACCAGCCTCTATTAACAATTAAGCATGTACTTAAGGCAAAAGAATTATATGAGAAGCCGTCAAGTTATAAACTTAATCAGTTAGAATGTGACGTCACTTTAGGACTAGCAAGTATTACATTAAATCAGTTTGAACAAGCTGAAGAGTATTTTGTAAAAAGTTTAGAATCGGCTAAGAAGCAGAATCATGAAAATTTAATTATGTTGATTCGATACAATCTAGGTTTTCTCTATGCAAAACAAAATTTATCAGAAATCGCTATACGTTACTTAACAGATGTTTATAACAATGAGAAACCATACCATAAGACATTATTCTTGTTAGCACAGGAACACTACAAGATAAATCAAATCGAGAAAGCTAAAGCCTTTTTAGAAGAAGGTATTAAGATAGCTGACACGGAATATACACACCATTTCCGCATAATACAGGCGTTATATGACGTAGAATATAAACAGAATTTAGAAGCTGTTATTAGTGCAGGTATTAATTACTTTGAAACACAACAACTGTATGGCTTTATTGAAGAATACGCAGGATATCTTGCAAAACACTTCTACGATGAAGGTAATTCCGAAAAGGCTAGTAAATATTTTAATATTGCATATGAAGCAAAACAAACACTTATAAAAAGGAGTGCATTAAAATGA